The proteins below come from a single Kosakonia sp. SMBL-WEM22 genomic window:
- a CDS encoding lipoprotein → MKKMISVALLATFLAGCAHDSPCVPVYDDQGRLVHTNTCMKGTTQDNWETAGAIAGGAAALAGLTLGIVALTK, encoded by the coding sequence ATGAAAAAAATGATCTCCGTCGCCCTGCTGGCAACCTTCCTCGCGGGCTGTGCGCATGACTCCCCTTGCGTACCGGTCTATGACGATCAGGGCCGCCTGGTACATACCAACACTTGCATGAAAGGCACCACGCAGGATAACTGGGAAACAGCAGGCGCGATTGCCGGTGGCGCGGCAGCCCTTGCCGGCTTAACGCTCGGTATTGTGGCTCTCACCAAATAA
- a CDS encoding amino acid ABC transporter substrate-binding protein, whose amino-acid sequence MKKMMIASLAAAGVLFAVAGQAHAGTTLDAVKKKGFVQCGISDGLPGFSYADANGKFSGIDVDICRGVAAALFGDDSKVKYTPLTAKERFTALQSGEVDMLSRNTTWTSSRDGGMGLSFTGVTYYDGIGFLTHNKAGLKSAKELDGATVCIQAGTDTELNVADYFKSNKMSYTPVTFDRSDESAKALESGRCDTLASDQSQLYALRIKLSNPAEWIVLPEVISKEPLGPVVRRGDDDWFAIVRWTLFAMLNAEEMGITSKNVDEKVANPATPDMAHLLGKEGDFGKDLKLDNKWAYNIIKKVGNYSEVFERNVGSESPLKIKRGQNNLWNNGGIQYAPPVR is encoded by the coding sequence ATGAAAAAGATGATGATCGCCAGCCTGGCTGCTGCCGGCGTGCTGTTTGCTGTCGCCGGTCAGGCGCATGCAGGTACTACGCTTGATGCTGTCAAAAAGAAAGGGTTTGTTCAGTGCGGGATCAGTGATGGTTTACCTGGTTTCTCTTATGCGGACGCAAACGGTAAATTTTCCGGTATCGACGTAGATATCTGCCGTGGCGTTGCCGCTGCCCTTTTCGGCGACGACAGCAAAGTGAAATATACCCCGCTGACGGCGAAGGAGCGTTTTACCGCGCTGCAATCCGGTGAAGTGGACATGCTCTCGCGCAACACCACCTGGACCTCCTCACGCGATGGCGGGATGGGGCTCTCCTTTACCGGCGTGACCTACTATGACGGCATTGGCTTCCTGACCCATAACAAAGCGGGCCTGAAAAGCGCAAAAGAGCTTGATGGCGCAACCGTTTGTATTCAGGCAGGTACTGATACCGAGCTGAACGTGGCGGATTACTTTAAATCCAACAAAATGAGTTACACCCCGGTGACGTTTGATCGCTCTGACGAGTCGGCGAAGGCGCTGGAGTCTGGCCGCTGCGATACGCTGGCCTCCGATCAGTCTCAACTCTATGCGCTGCGTATCAAGTTGAGCAACCCGGCAGAGTGGATCGTCTTGCCGGAAGTGATATCGAAAGAGCCGCTCGGCCCCGTGGTACGCCGCGGTGACGATGACTGGTTCGCTATCGTGCGCTGGACGCTCTTCGCCATGCTGAATGCGGAAGAGATGGGCATTACCTCGAAGAACGTTGATGAGAAAGTGGCTAACCCTGCAACGCCGGATATGGCGCACCTGCTCGGGAAAGAGGGTGATTTCGGCAAAGATCTTAAACTCGATAATAAGTGGGCTTACAACATTATTAAGAAGGTCGGTAACTACTCCGAAGTCTTCGAACGTAACGTCGGTTCTGAAAGCCCGCTGAAAATCAAACGTGGCCAGAACAACCTCTGGAACAACGGCGGGATTCAGTACGCTCCGCCGGTGCGTTAA
- a CDS encoding amino acid ABC transporter permease translates to MPHRRPTVKGALSLSNPAVRAWLFQILAIIAVVVVALYLLHNAVTNLNNRGITSGFAFLDRAAGFGIVQHLIDYEQGDSYGRVFLVGLLNTLLVSALCIVFASLLGFFLGLARLSENWLLRKLSTIYIETFRNIPPLLQIFFWYFAVLRNLPGPRQAVNAMELVFLSNRGLYIPSPQMGEGMLAFVGALALAAALIVGLFRFNKAHQVKTGQLRRTWPAALGLIIVLPLMAHALFGAALHWEVPQLRGFNFRGGMVLIPELAALTIALSVYTSAFIAEIIRAGIQSVPHGQHEAARSLGLPHPVTLRQVIIPQALRVIIPPLTSQYLNIAKNSSLAAAIGYPDMVSLFAGTVLNQTGQAIETIAITMSVYLLISLAISLLMNIYNRRIALIER, encoded by the coding sequence ATGCCCCATCGCCGCCCAACCGTGAAAGGCGCGCTCTCCCTTTCAAACCCTGCGGTTCGCGCCTGGCTGTTTCAAATCCTGGCGATTATCGCCGTGGTCGTTGTTGCCCTCTATTTGCTCCATAACGCGGTGACTAACCTCAACAACCGGGGAATTACCTCCGGCTTCGCCTTCCTTGACCGCGCGGCCGGCTTTGGCATTGTTCAGCATCTGATTGATTATGAGCAGGGTGATTCCTACGGACGGGTCTTCCTGGTCGGTTTACTCAATACGCTGCTGGTCTCGGCGCTCTGTATTGTTTTCGCCTCACTGCTGGGCTTCTTCCTCGGGCTTGCCAGGCTCTCTGAAAACTGGCTGCTGCGAAAGCTGTCGACGATCTATATCGAGACCTTTCGCAATATCCCGCCGCTGTTGCAGATCTTCTTCTGGTACTTTGCGGTGCTGCGCAATCTGCCCGGCCCGCGTCAGGCGGTAAATGCCATGGAGCTGGTCTTTCTCAGCAACCGTGGCCTCTATATCCCCTCTCCGCAAATGGGCGAAGGAATGCTTGCCTTTGTCGGCGCGCTGGCATTAGCGGCGGCACTTATCGTTGGCCTGTTTCGCTTTAACAAAGCACACCAGGTCAAAACCGGTCAGTTGCGGCGAACCTGGCCTGCTGCGCTGGGGCTGATTATTGTATTGCCGCTGATGGCGCATGCGCTGTTTGGGGCGGCGCTGCATTGGGAAGTGCCGCAGCTGCGCGGTTTTAACTTCCGCGGTGGCATGGTGCTGATCCCGGAGTTGGCAGCGCTGACTATCGCGCTTTCGGTTTATACCTCCGCCTTTATCGCCGAGATTATTCGCGCCGGTATCCAGTCTGTACCGCACGGGCAGCATGAAGCAGCGCGCTCACTTGGGCTACCCCATCCGGTCACGCTGCGGCAAGTGATTATTCCCCAGGCGCTGCGGGTGATCATTCCACCGCTGACCAGCCAGTATCTCAATATTGCAAAGAACTCATCGCTGGCGGCGGCGATTGGCTACCCCGATATGGTGTCGCTGTTTGCCGGTACGGTGCTGAACCAGACCGGTCAGGCGATTGAAACCATCGCCATTACGATGTCGGTCTATCTGCTTATCAGCCTCGCTATTTCGCTACTGATGAATATCTATAACCGCCGTATTGCCCTGATTGAGCGCTGA
- a CDS encoding amino acid ABC transporter permease: MTKAIVSPSTRPLPSGNNGMLLWVRKNLFSSWSNSLLTLFCLWMMWELIPPLLQWVLFQANWVGSTRADCTKAGACWVFIHQRFGQFMYGLYPHDQRWRINLALVVGLLSIMPMFWKGLPRRGRYIACWAVLYPLVVWWLMFGGFLGLERVETRQWGGLTLTLIIASVGIAGALPLGILLALGRRSTMPVVRILSVMFIEFWRGVPLITVLFMSSVMLPLFMAEGTTIDKLIRALVGVILFQSAYVAEVVRGGLQALPKGQYEAAESLALGYWKTQGLVILPQALKLVIPGLVNTIIALFKDTSLVIIIGLFDLFSSVQQATVDPAWLGMSTEGYVFAALVYWVFCFSMSRYSQHLEKRFNTGRTPH; the protein is encoded by the coding sequence ATGACAAAAGCTATTGTGTCGCCCTCCACGCGCCCGCTGCCCTCGGGAAATAACGGCATGCTGCTGTGGGTGCGTAAAAATCTCTTTTCAAGCTGGTCAAACTCGCTGCTGACGCTCTTTTGTCTGTGGATGATGTGGGAGCTTATCCCGCCGCTGCTGCAGTGGGTGCTGTTCCAGGCGAACTGGGTTGGTTCGACGCGCGCAGACTGCACCAAAGCGGGCGCCTGCTGGGTCTTTATCCACCAACGCTTCGGCCAGTTTATGTATGGGCTCTACCCGCACGACCAGCGCTGGCGTATCAACCTGGCGCTGGTTGTTGGCCTGCTCTCTATTATGCCGATGTTCTGGAAAGGGCTGCCGCGACGCGGGCGCTACATTGCCTGCTGGGCGGTGCTCTATCCGCTGGTTGTCTGGTGGCTGATGTTTGGCGGCTTTCTTGGCCTGGAGCGCGTTGAGACACGCCAGTGGGGCGGCCTGACGCTGACGCTGATTATCGCCTCGGTCGGTATTGCCGGCGCCCTACCGCTGGGGATCTTACTCGCACTAGGCCGCCGCTCGACAATGCCGGTGGTGCGGATCCTGTCGGTTATGTTTATCGAGTTTTGGCGTGGCGTACCACTGATTACAGTGCTGTTTATGTCGTCGGTGATGCTGCCGCTGTTTATGGCTGAAGGCACCACTATCGATAAGCTCATTCGCGCGCTGGTTGGGGTGATCCTCTTCCAGTCTGCCTATGTGGCGGAAGTGGTGCGTGGCGGGTTACAGGCATTGCCAAAGGGGCAGTACGAAGCCGCTGAGTCGCTGGCGCTGGGCTACTGGAAAACACAGGGGCTGGTGATCCTGCCGCAGGCGTTAAAACTGGTGATCCCGGGGCTGGTGAACACCATTATCGCGCTGTTTAAAGATACTAGCCTGGTAATCATTATCGGTCTGTTTGATCTCTTTAGCAGCGTGCAGCAGGCGACGGTCGATCCCGCCTGGCTTGGGATGTCGACGGAAGGGTATGTGTTTGCTGCGTTAGTTTATTGGGTTTTCTGTTTTAGTATGTCGCGCTATAGCCAGCATTTGGAGAAGCGCTTTAACACCGGGCGTACACCGCACTGA
- a CDS encoding amino acid ABC transporter ATP-binding protein: MSNTTMQSGDAMITLENVNKWYGQFHVLKDINLHVKQGERIVLCGPSGSGKSTTIRCINHLEEHQQGRIVVDGIELNEDIRNIEKIRQEVGMVFQHFNLFPHLTVLQNCTLAPIWVRKMPKKEAEALAMHYLERVRIAEHAHKFPGQISGGQQQRVAIARSLCMKPKIMLFDEPTSALDPEMVKEVLDTMIGLAQSGMTMLCVTHEMGFARTVADRVIFMDRGEIVEQAAPDEFFAQPKSERTRAFLSQVIH; this comes from the coding sequence ATGAGTAATACAACAATGCAATCTGGCGACGCGATGATCACGCTCGAGAATGTGAATAAGTGGTACGGGCAATTCCATGTGTTGAAAGATATTAATCTGCATGTGAAGCAGGGGGAGAGGATCGTACTTTGTGGGCCGTCAGGGTCAGGGAAGTCGACTACTATTCGCTGTATCAACCACCTGGAAGAGCATCAGCAAGGGCGTATTGTAGTCGACGGTATTGAGCTGAATGAAGATATTCGCAATATCGAGAAGATTCGTCAGGAAGTGGGGATGGTTTTCCAGCACTTCAATCTTTTTCCCCATCTGACCGTTCTGCAGAACTGTACGCTGGCACCAATTTGGGTGCGCAAGATGCCGAAGAAGGAGGCGGAAGCGCTGGCAATGCACTATCTGGAGCGGGTACGCATTGCCGAGCATGCGCATAAATTTCCGGGGCAGATTTCGGGTGGGCAGCAGCAGCGCGTCGCGATTGCGCGCTCGCTCTGTATGAAGCCAAAAATTATGCTTTTCGATGAGCCTACTTCAGCGCTGGATCCGGAAATGGTCAAAGAGGTGCTTGATACCATGATTGGGCTTGCGCAGTCGGGTATGACGATGCTGTGCGTGACCCATGAGATGGGCTTTGCCCGCACCGTCGCGGACCGGGTAATCTTTATGGATCGCGGCGAGATCGTAGAGCAGGCAGCGCCTGACGAATTCTTTGCACAGCCGAAATCAGAGCGTACACGCGCGTTCTTATCGCAGGTTATCCACTGA
- a CDS encoding gamma carbonic anhydrase family protein, translated as MSTVLRPYKDLFPIIGQRVMVDPTSVVVGDVRMAEDVGIWPLVVIRGDVNYVEIGARTNIQDGSVLHVTHKSSYNPDGNPLLIGEDVTVGHKVMLHGCTIGHRVLVGMGSIVLDGAVIEDEVMIGAGSLVPQNKRLESGYLYLGSPVKQIRPLTEAEIEGLKYSANNYVKWKDEYLTQESQITP; from the coding sequence ATGTCTACTGTACTGCGTCCTTATAAGGATCTTTTCCCAATTATTGGTCAACGCGTCATGGTTGATCCCACCAGCGTCGTTGTTGGTGATGTAAGAATGGCAGAGGATGTTGGCATCTGGCCGCTGGTTGTAATTCGTGGTGACGTCAATTATGTAGAGATTGGCGCACGCACTAACATTCAGGACGGCAGCGTTCTGCATGTTACGCATAAGTCTTCTTACAACCCTGACGGTAATCCATTGCTTATAGGGGAAGATGTAACGGTCGGTCATAAAGTGATGCTACATGGCTGCACCATTGGTCATCGCGTGCTGGTCGGTATGGGATCGATTGTGTTGGATGGAGCTGTGATTGAAGATGAGGTCATGATTGGCGCAGGCAGCCTGGTGCCACAAAATAAGCGTCTGGAGAGTGGATACCTTTATCTGGGCAGCCCGGTAAAACAGATTCGCCCCCTGACGGAGGCCGAAATCGAAGGATTGAAATACTCGGCAAATAACTATGTGAAATGGAAGGATGAGTATCTTACTCAGGAGAGCCAGATTACGCCCTGA
- a CDS encoding DUF1488 domain-containing protein, which produces MNQAIQFPDREEWHDSTQAIVFPALVNGMQMMCAISCAVLAQRFGGNTPEDYLALFRQHRWDLEEEAEQCIRQQEEDDQGVIWLS; this is translated from the coding sequence ATGAACCAGGCAATCCAGTTTCCCGATCGTGAAGAGTGGCATGATTCTACACAGGCGATTGTTTTTCCCGCGCTGGTTAACGGCATGCAGATGATGTGTGCAATAAGCTGTGCGGTGCTGGCGCAGCGTTTTGGTGGCAACACGCCAGAAGATTATCTTGCGCTTTTTCGCCAGCATCGCTGGGATCTGGAAGAGGAGGCGGAGCAGTGCATCCGCCAACAAGAGGAAGACGATCAGGGCGTAATCTGGCTCTCCTGA
- the aroE gene encoding shikimate dehydrogenase → MEPYVVFGNPVAHSKSPLIHKQFASQLQIDHPYGKTLAPVDDFVNTLNAFFDNGGRGANVTVPFKEEAFARADELTERAALAGAVNTLKLLEDGRLLGDNTDGIGLLSDLQRLAFIRPGSRILLVGAGGAARGVILPLLSLDCALTITNRTWSRAQTLAELFAHTGSVQAVEMESLVEREFDLIINATSSGMGGDIPALPAAIIRPQTYCYDMFYQKGSTPFLAWCEKLGAVNHADGLGMLVGQAAHAVFLWHGVLPEVEPVIAMLKQELAK, encoded by the coding sequence ATGGAACCGTACGTCGTTTTTGGCAATCCTGTTGCACATAGCAAGTCACCACTTATACATAAGCAATTCGCCAGCCAGTTGCAAATTGATCACCCTTACGGGAAAACGCTGGCCCCGGTTGATGATTTTGTTAATACGCTAAATGCCTTTTTTGATAATGGAGGCAGGGGGGCCAATGTCACCGTGCCTTTTAAAGAAGAGGCTTTCGCTCGTGCAGATGAGCTGACGGAACGTGCTGCGCTGGCAGGGGCGGTTAACACCCTTAAACTCCTTGAGGATGGGCGCTTGCTCGGGGATAACACCGACGGCATCGGGCTCTTAAGCGATCTGCAACGGTTGGCATTTATCCGGCCAGGCTCGCGCATTCTGCTGGTGGGCGCGGGCGGCGCGGCGCGCGGGGTGATTTTACCCTTGCTATCACTCGATTGTGCTTTGACCATCACTAACCGTACCTGGTCTCGTGCACAGACGCTAGCTGAACTCTTTGCCCATACCGGAAGCGTACAGGCAGTGGAGATGGAGTCGCTTGTAGAGCGGGAATTTGATCTCATCATTAACGCGACTTCGAGCGGGATGGGGGGTGATATTCCGGCACTGCCGGCAGCTATTATTCGCCCGCAGACTTACTGCTACGACATGTTTTATCAGAAAGGCAGCACACCGTTCCTGGCCTGGTGCGAAAAGCTTGGTGCTGTAAATCACGCAGATGGGCTTGGAATGCTGGTAGGGCAAGCGGCGCATGCCGTATTTTTATGGCATGGCGTGTTACCAGAAGTTGAACCTGTTATCGCAATGCTTAAACAGGAGCTGGCGAAATGA
- the tsaC gene encoding L-threonylcarbamoyladenylate synthase type 1 TsaC: protein MKNNLPKDPIATMVAILKKEEVIAYPTEAVFGVGCDPDSEVAVHRLLKLKQRPVEKGLILIAANFAQLKPYIDDSMLSDTQRQAIFACWPGPVTFVFPAKPTTPRWLTGRFDSLAVRVTDHPLVVELCEAYGKPLVSTSANLSGLPPCRTAQEVVAQFGPEFPVVDVPTGGRQNPSEIRDALTGELFRQG from the coding sequence GTGAAGAATAACCTGCCAAAAGATCCCATCGCCACAATGGTGGCGATCCTGAAAAAAGAAGAAGTCATCGCTTATCCAACCGAAGCCGTTTTCGGCGTGGGTTGTGATCCAGATAGTGAAGTCGCGGTACATCGCCTGCTTAAACTGAAGCAGCGGCCCGTCGAAAAAGGGTTGATACTGATTGCCGCTAATTTTGCGCAACTGAAACCCTATATTGACGACAGCATGCTGTCTGACACCCAACGTCAGGCAATCTTTGCCTGCTGGCCAGGCCCGGTGACATTCGTGTTTCCCGCAAAACCGACCACGCCGCGCTGGCTAACCGGGCGTTTTGATTCTCTTGCCGTGCGCGTCACCGACCATCCGCTGGTGGTTGAGTTGTGCGAGGCTTATGGCAAACCTCTGGTATCGACGAGCGCCAACTTATCCGGTCTGCCGCCGTGTAGAACAGCTCAGGAGGTTGTTGCTCAATTCGGACCAGAGTTCCCGGTTGTCGATGTACCGACTGGTGGCCGGCAGAATCCTTCCGAAATCCGTGATGCACTCACCGGTGAACTCTTCCGACAGGGGTAA
- a CDS encoding topoisomerase DNA-binding C4 zinc finger domain-containing protein, whose translation MTKSALFTVRNNEPCPQCGAELVIRSGKHGPFLGCSHYPECDYVRPLKSQADGHIVKVLDGQLCPLCGAELVLRQGRFGMFIGCSQYPACEHTELIDKPDETAIGCPQCRSGHLVQRRSRYGKTFYSCDRYPDCQFVINSRPVAGECPVCHYPLLTEKKTAQGVKCFCANKQCGKLLPAE comes from the coding sequence ATGACCAAATCAGCACTATTTACTGTGCGTAATAATGAGCCCTGCCCACAATGCGGGGCTGAACTTGTCATTCGTTCCGGGAAACACGGTCCTTTTCTCGGATGCTCTCACTATCCAGAATGCGATTATGTGCGCCCCCTGAAAAGCCAGGCAGACGGACATATCGTCAAAGTTCTGGATGGTCAATTGTGCCCGCTTTGCGGCGCCGAACTGGTGCTACGCCAGGGGCGCTTCGGTATGTTTATTGGGTGCAGTCAATATCCAGCCTGTGAACACACCGAACTAATCGATAAGCCTGATGAAACGGCTATTGGTTGTCCGCAGTGCCGAAGCGGGCATCTTGTTCAGCGTCGTTCGCGTTACGGCAAAACCTTCTACTCCTGCGATCGCTACCCTGATTGCCAGTTCGTTATTAATTCCAGACCGGTGGCGGGCGAGTGCCCGGTGTGCCATTACCCGCTGCTGACAGAGAAGAAAACCGCGCAGGGCGTTAAATGTTTCTGTGCCAATAAACAATGTGGAAAGCTGCTCCCAGCGGAATAA
- the smg gene encoding DUF494 family protein Smg — MFDVLMYLFETYIHNEAELRVDQDKLERDLTDAGFDREDIYNALMWLEKLADYQEGLAEPMQLASDPLSLRIYTPEESERLDASCRGFLLFLEQIQVLNLETREMVIERALALDNAEFELEDLKWVILMVLFNIPGCENAYQQMEELLFEVNEGMLH, encoded by the coding sequence ATGTTCGACGTACTAATGTACTTGTTTGAGACTTACATCCATAACGAAGCTGAACTGCGTGTGGATCAGGACAAACTGGAACGGGATCTTACCGACGCCGGATTTGATCGTGAGGATATCTACAACGCGCTGATGTGGCTGGAAAAGCTGGCTGATTATCAGGAAGGCCTGGCCGAACCGATGCAGCTTGCTTCTGATCCGCTCTCCTTACGTATTTATACGCCAGAAGAGAGTGAACGGCTGGATGCCAGTTGCCGGGGATTCCTGCTATTCCTGGAGCAGATTCAGGTGCTAAACCTCGAAACGCGAGAAATGGTGATTGAACGTGCGCTGGCACTGGATAACGCTGAGTTCGAGCTGGAAGATCTTAAATGGGTCATCCTGATGGTGCTCTTCAATATTCCGGGGTGTGAAAACGCCTACCAGCAAATGGAAGAATTACTCTTTGAAGTCAATGAAGGTATGCTGCATTAA
- the dprA gene encoding DNA-protecting protein DprA produces MTSTEIWLRLIQVGDLTGDKWLSIAQQLESSGAMTATELQVLGMTVAQTRRFFSLSTRELDRCLAWLDNPQHHLIAASDDAYPEPLRAIADYPGALFVKGDIAVLKSQQLAVVGSRAHSWYGERWGRLFCESLARVGLTITSGMALGIDSVAHRAATSVGGKSIGVLGNGLFSLYPRRHSALASQLLEQGGALISEFPLSAPPKPGHFPRRNRIISGLSRAVFVIEAALRSGSLVTARLALEQGRDVFALPGAVGSPGSEGPHWLLKQGATPVTAPEEILEHLQYGLNWVAETHENAIYPPEGEKVALPFPELLANVGDEVTPVDVVAERAGQPVPVAAAQLLELELAGWIAAVPGGYVRLRRASHVRRTNVLV; encoded by the coding sequence ATGACATCCACAGAAATTTGGTTACGTCTGATACAGGTTGGTGACCTCACTGGCGACAAGTGGCTGAGTATCGCACAGCAACTGGAGAGCAGCGGTGCGATGACGGCTACCGAACTGCAGGTTTTAGGCATGACGGTGGCACAGACGCGACGCTTTTTTTCCCTTTCGACACGCGAACTCGATCGCTGTCTGGCCTGGCTGGATAACCCTCAACACCACCTGATAGCGGCAAGCGATGACGCTTACCCTGAACCACTGCGCGCCATTGCTGATTACCCCGGCGCGCTGTTTGTTAAAGGCGATATTGCGGTATTGAAATCCCAGCAGTTAGCCGTAGTGGGTAGCCGTGCGCACTCATGGTATGGCGAGCGCTGGGGGCGTCTCTTTTGTGAATCACTCGCACGTGTGGGCTTAACGATTACCAGCGGAATGGCGCTGGGAATTGACAGCGTTGCCCATCGCGCCGCAACAAGCGTAGGGGGGAAAAGTATTGGTGTGCTGGGCAATGGGCTCTTTAGCCTCTATCCGCGCAGACATTCCGCTCTTGCTTCCCAGCTACTTGAACAGGGCGGCGCGCTGATATCTGAGTTCCCCTTATCGGCACCCCCGAAACCGGGCCATTTTCCCCGGCGTAACCGCATTATCAGCGGTCTTAGCCGGGCGGTATTTGTGATCGAGGCCGCATTACGCAGCGGTTCGTTGGTGACGGCCCGGCTGGCGCTTGAGCAAGGTAGGGACGTTTTTGCATTACCGGGTGCCGTTGGCAGCCCCGGTAGCGAGGGGCCACACTGGCTATTAAAACAGGGAGCGACACCCGTTACCGCCCCAGAAGAGATCCTTGAACATTTGCAATATGGGCTAAATTGGGTGGCGGAAACGCACGAAAATGCAATTTATCCTCCAGAAGGCGAAAAGGTGGCATTGCCATTTCCTGAGCTCTTGGCTAACGTAGGAGATGAGGTAACACCTGTTGACGTCGTCGCTGAACGTGCCGGCCAACCTGTGCCAGTGGCAGCTGCTCAATTGCTTGAACTGGAGTTAGCAGGATGGATCGCAGCTGTACCCGGCGGCTATGTCCGATTGAGGAGGGCAAGCCATGTTCGACGTACTAATGTACTTGTTTGA
- the def gene encoding peptide deformylase, producing MAVLHVLHIPDERLRKVADPVKEVNADIQRIVDDMFETMYAEEGIGLAATQVDIHQRIIVIDVSENRDEQLVLINPELLEKSGETGIEEGCLSIPEQRALVPRAEKVKIRALDRNGNSFELEADGLLAICIQHEMDHLVGKLFIDYLSPLKRQRIRQKVEKLDRMNGRA from the coding sequence ATGGCAGTTTTGCATGTGTTACATATTCCGGACGAGCGGCTTCGCAAAGTTGCCGATCCGGTAAAAGAAGTGAATGCGGATATTCAACGTATCGTTGATGATATGTTCGAAACGATGTACGCCGAAGAGGGCATTGGTCTCGCGGCGACGCAGGTTGATATTCATCAGCGAATTATCGTGATTGATGTCTCAGAAAATCGCGATGAGCAGTTGGTGTTAATCAACCCAGAATTGCTGGAGAAGAGCGGTGAAACGGGTATTGAAGAGGGTTGCCTCTCTATTCCGGAACAACGTGCCCTCGTTCCGCGAGCAGAAAAAGTGAAAATTCGCGCGCTGGATCGTAATGGCAATTCGTTTGAACTCGAAGCTGATGGTCTGCTGGCCATCTGTATTCAGCATGAAATGGATCATCTGGTCGGTAAACTCTTTATCGATTATCTATCTCCGCTGAAACGCCAGCGTATTCGTCAGAAAGTCGAAAAACTGGATCGTATGAACGGCCGCGCTTAA
- the fmt gene encoding methionyl-tRNA formyltransferase: MSDSLRIIFAGTPDFAARHLDALLSSEHEIVGVFTQPDRPAGRGKKLMPSPVKVLAEEKGLPVFQPASLRQQENQQLVAGLSADVMVVVAYGLILPKAVLDMPRLGCINVHGSLLPRWRGAAPIQRALWAGDAQTGVTIMQMDVGLDTGDMLYKLACPVTSADTSATLYDKLAALGPQGLIETLQQLAQGTAQPQVQDEALVTYAEKLSKDEARMDWSLSAKQLERCIRAFNPWPMSWFVIDEQPVKVWKASVLPSSTQVEAGTIVDASKSGIQVATADGILNLESLQPAGKKAMSAQDLLNSRREWFVPGNRLA, from the coding sequence GTGTCAGACTCTCTACGTATTATTTTTGCCGGCACTCCTGATTTTGCAGCGCGTCACCTTGACGCGCTGCTCTCTTCTGAACATGAGATCGTAGGGGTCTTTACCCAACCCGATCGCCCTGCTGGCCGGGGTAAAAAACTGATGCCAAGCCCGGTAAAAGTGCTGGCGGAAGAGAAAGGCTTGCCCGTGTTTCAACCCGCCTCTTTACGGCAGCAGGAAAACCAACAGCTGGTCGCCGGATTGAGCGCTGATGTGATGGTGGTCGTCGCTTATGGGCTGATTTTGCCTAAAGCGGTGCTCGATATGCCGCGTCTTGGCTGCATCAATGTTCACGGCTCCTTGCTTCCGCGCTGGCGCGGTGCTGCGCCGATTCAGCGTGCGTTATGGGCCGGCGACGCGCAAACAGGCGTCACCATCATGCAAATGGATGTTGGTCTCGATACGGGCGACATGCTGTATAAACTGGCCTGCCCGGTAACATCTGCAGATACCAGCGCCACGCTTTACGACAAGCTTGCAGCGCTTGGGCCGCAGGGTCTTATCGAGACGCTGCAGCAGCTGGCGCAAGGCACAGCCCAGCCGCAAGTGCAGGATGAAGCGCTGGTCACCTATGCTGAGAAGCTCAGCAAAGATGAGGCGCGTATGGACTGGTCCTTGAGCGCAAAGCAGCTGGAGCGCTGCATTCGTGCCTTCAATCCGTGGCCGATGAGCTGGTTTGTGATTGATGAGCAGCCGGTCAAAGTATGGAAAGCCTCTGTGCTTCCCTCTTCAACGCAGGTTGAAGCCGGCACGATTGTCGACGCATCGAAATCTGGGATTCAGGTTGCAACCGCAGACGGCATACTGAATCTTGAGTCACTGC